In one Verrucomicrobiota bacterium genomic region, the following are encoded:
- a CDS encoding Gfo/Idh/MocA family oxidoreductase, with protein MLNSTTRRSFLQMIGFGSVALGLEMPAQAQRKPIQGFEKTPTDPNASKDWKPISDRRIRVGIVGYGVCQFGAAFSFQDHPNVEVVAVSDLLPERCAGLAKACRCRKIYPSLEELVKDDRIEAVFVATDAPSHARHCREVLKHGKHVACAVPAVFGSLEEAEQLFEAVQKSGLKYMMFETSCFHADLYAMRTIYNAGGLGKLVYSEGEYYHYMEEPIPSFKEWRVGLPPQWYPTHSNAYCLGVNGGSFTEVSCAGMPSLLKHLQPTNNRYRNPFGTEIALFRTSEGGTARMAVSWDTPGDGGERGRIRGQRGSFYGKYEGLERKLPNTKRPPLPPNVEAGGHGGSHGYLMNEFVTAILENRKPLVDIALALNMTVSGIVAHQSALKDGELTKIPQFRI; from the coding sequence ATGCTCAATTCCACGACTCGACGTTCGTTCCTCCAGATGATTGGTTTTGGCTCAGTGGCGCTCGGCTTGGAAATGCCCGCCCAAGCTCAGCGGAAGCCAATTCAAGGTTTCGAGAAGACGCCCACGGATCCAAACGCATCCAAGGATTGGAAGCCGATTTCAGACCGGCGCATCCGCGTTGGCATTGTCGGCTACGGCGTTTGCCAATTTGGCGCGGCGTTCAGCTTTCAGGATCATCCAAATGTCGAGGTGGTCGCGGTCAGCGATTTGCTTCCCGAACGGTGCGCGGGATTGGCGAAGGCGTGTCGTTGCCGGAAAATCTATCCCTCGCTCGAAGAATTGGTGAAGGACGACCGGATCGAAGCGGTGTTTGTCGCGACGGACGCGCCGAGCCACGCCCGGCATTGCCGGGAGGTGCTCAAACACGGCAAACACGTGGCCTGCGCCGTGCCGGCGGTCTTTGGTTCGCTGGAGGAGGCCGAGCAACTGTTCGAGGCGGTCCAGAAGAGCGGTTTGAAATACATGATGTTCGAGACCTCCTGTTTCCATGCGGACCTCTACGCCATGCGGACGATCTATAACGCCGGAGGCCTGGGCAAACTGGTCTATTCCGAGGGCGAATACTACCATTATATGGAAGAGCCGATTCCGTCGTTCAAAGAATGGCGCGTCGGCTTGCCGCCGCAATGGTATCCCACGCACTCGAACGCTTATTGCCTGGGCGTCAACGGAGGCAGTTTCACCGAAGTTTCCTGCGCCGGAATGCCGAGTCTGCTCAAACATCTCCAACCGACGAACAATCGTTACCGGAATCCATTCGGCACTGAAATCGCGCTGTTCCGGACGAGCGAAGGCGGGACGGCGCGCATGGCGGTGAGTTGGGACACGCCCGGCGATGGCGGCGAACGTGGCCGAATTCGCGGCCAACGCGGCTCCTTTTACGGAAAATACGAGGGCCTGGAAAGGAAGCTGCCGAATACCAAACGCCCGCCGCTGCCGCCGAACGTCGAAGCGGGTGGCCACGGCGGCTCGCACGGTTACCTGATGAACGAGTTCGTGACCGCGATCCTTGAGAATCGCAAGCCGCTCGTGGATATTGCGCTCGCCCTGAACATGACGGTCTCCGGCATCGTGGCCCACCAATCAGCGCTCAAGGACGGCGAGTTGACGAAGATTCCCCAGTTCAGGATTTAG
- a CDS encoding mandelate racemase/muconate lactonizing enzyme family protein: MKITEVESILLDEFPNLVFVRVHTDDGVVGLGETFFTAEAVASWIHSMAAPYLLGKNPLRIEQHWRGLHGFVGFSGTGVEMRARSAIDIALWDILGQVCRQPIHQLLGGAVRDRVPIYNTCADSHYVRKNLDRYLEKNPARAKKATGKTRSTYEDLDAFTHRADELAQSLLAEGIRGMKIWPFDPFADKSGGHSISARDLSTALKPFEKIRAAAGDQIEIMVELHSFWDLPTAIKIAEALEPFKPAWFEDPIRMDDVGALAKFAASTRTNRGSSGLRSCLNCGRQWAWFQPGRRELIVCSSAIPARSIDRRLVL, from the coding sequence CGTCGGTCTCGGAGAAACATTTTTCACCGCCGAGGCCGTTGCGAGTTGGATTCACTCCATGGCCGCGCCGTATTTGCTCGGCAAGAACCCGCTGCGGATCGAGCAGCATTGGCGCGGGCTTCATGGCTTTGTCGGTTTCAGCGGCACGGGCGTGGAAATGCGCGCTCGCTCGGCGATCGACATCGCGCTCTGGGACATCCTGGGCCAGGTGTGCCGGCAGCCGATTCATCAATTGCTCGGCGGGGCCGTGCGCGACCGGGTCCCGATTTACAATACCTGCGCGGACTCCCATTACGTTCGGAAAAACCTCGATCGGTATCTCGAAAAGAACCCCGCGCGCGCCAAGAAGGCGACTGGCAAGACGCGATCCACTTATGAAGACCTTGACGCCTTCACGCACCGGGCCGATGAACTGGCTCAGAGCCTCCTGGCCGAAGGCATCCGCGGGATGAAGATCTGGCCGTTCGATCCCTTTGCCGACAAATCGGGCGGGCATTCCATTTCGGCTCGCGATCTGAGCACGGCGCTGAAGCCGTTTGAAAAAATTCGCGCGGCCGCCGGCGATCAAATCGAGATCATGGTGGAACTGCATTCGTTCTGGGATCTCCCGACTGCGATCAAAATCGCCGAGGCGTTGGAGCCGTTCAAACCGGCGTGGTTCGAGGACCCGATCCGAATGGATGACGTCGGCGCGCTCGCCAAGTTTGCCGCGTCCACGAGAACAAACAGAGGATCAAGTGGCCTTCGATCGTGCTTGAACTGCGGGAGACAATGGGCGTGGTTTCAACCTGGACGCCGCGAACTAATTGTTTGCTCATCCGCAATTCCGGCGCGATCCATTGACCGCCGCCTGGTGCTGTGA